A single Mytilus trossulus isolate FHL-02 chromosome 12, PNRI_Mtr1.1.1.hap1, whole genome shotgun sequence DNA region contains:
- the LOC134693875 gene encoding uncharacterized protein LOC134693875, which yields MDGSSLYEDTQDSITMEPVSPMLVRISKESVKTTGKKKRLSKSEKLQSEYDKKLQSMEESFNGKLDKLFGLLVTNNQNREQLLRSDCVNIGNLPPGENRPLNSLERNIGNLPSGENRPYISLEPNLDQNLGSPRVSRNQDFDNRSEISIHVQQTERHDLDMRSEYDSGSGGSPVRQPDDDYILQNDTVNNNRKCERFIKHVVNSNEGFSLNDNIESDQGQAVNKNVNFLAKIFKEDIAKEKSSLGLVLDQTQVDILESSWRSKHPERISAYKEEYKSVFPIHDSSVEFLQVPKLDDLLEPMLRQTHGEKAVKTWDNHRQLHTQPLRQIEKLGFQGQLSARMNIISVLYMQQALGSLVQTLESDDFEKDKVCQTVKDVFAMSTKTLDQAGRTGAFLHLVRRQASAQDSGLTGLKDMSNKCQYLPLTNDGVFGKGLEIALEKRKEQKDQLSDLLPEFNRKRKLENNAREKGNIKVSRSSSSGGQNIKNNNYNVKSNSNATSTFPNYRKPAQNFQKDKSASAPRQSGQDANKTGFKSGFKSGKSATQSSWGSFRNPKGRDS from the coding sequence ATGGACGGGTCTTCATTATACGAAGACACGCAGGATAGTATTACTATGGAACCTGTTTCACCAATGTTGGTAAGGATAAGCAAAGAATCCGTGAAAACAACAGGTAAAAAGAAAAGATTGTCAAAATCGGAAAAATTGCAGTCCGAATATGACAAGAAGCTCCAAAGTATGGAGGAGAGCTTTAATGGCAAATTGGACAAACTTTTTGGTTTGTTAGTCACCAACAATCAGAATAGAGAACAATTGCTCAGATCTGATTGTGTGAATATTGGTAATCTTCCGCCTGGGGAGAATAGACCATTAAATTCACTTGAAAGAAATATTGGTAATCTTCCATCTGGGGAGAATAGACCATATATTTCACTAGAACCAAACTTGGACCAAAATCTGGGGTCGCCAAGAGTTTCTAGAAACCAAGATTTTGATAATAGATCAGAAATAtccatacatgtacaacaaacTGAAAGGCATGATTTAGATATGAGATCAGAATATGATAGTGGGTCTGGAGGTAGTCCAGTTAGACAACCCGATGATGATTATATTCTACAAAATGACACTGTAAATAATAATCGTAAATGTGAACGGTTTATTAAACATGTTGTAAACTCAAATGAAGGTTTTTCATTAAATGACAATATTGAGTCTGATCAAGGACAGGCAGTCAATAAGAATGTTAACTTTTTAGCAAAAATATTTAAGGAAGATATTGCTAAAGAAAAATCTAGTCTTGGATTAGTATTAGACCAGACACAGGTAGACATTTTAGAAAGTTCTTGGCGTTCAAAACACCCAGAAAGAATTTCTGCCTATAAAGAGGAATACAAGAGTGTTTTCCCTATTCATGATAGTTCAGTTGAGTTTTTGCAAGTTCCAAAATTAGATGACTTACTTGAACCCATGTTAAGACAGACACACGGTGAAAAAGCAGTTAAAACTTGGGACAATCACAGGCAACTGCATACACAACCTCTAAGACAGATAGAGAAATTGGGTTTTCAAGGGCAACTCAGTGCAAGAATGAACATAATTTCTGTTCTTTATATGCAACAAGCTCTAGGTTCACTTGTACAAACTCTTGAGAGTGATGACTTCGAGAAAGATAAAGTTTGTCAAACTGTAAAAGATGTTTTTGCCATGTCTACTAAAACACTTGACCAAGCAGGCCGTACAGGTGCCTTTTTACATTTGGTCCGTAGGCAAGCTTCCGCTCAAGATTCAGGGTTAACAGGCTTGAAAGATATGAGCAATAAATGCCAATATTTGCCACTCACAAATGATGGGGTATTTGGTAAAGGTCTAGAAATAGCGTTAGAAAAACGCAAAGAGCAAAAAGACCAACTCTCTGATCTGTTACCAGAGTTCAACAGAAAGagaaaacttgaaaacaatGCTCGTGAGAAGGGAAACATTAAGGTTTCCAGATCTAGTTCATCAGGTGGGCAAAACATTAAGAACAATAATTATAATGTGAAATCAAATTCTAATGCAACTAGTACATTTCCAAACTATAGGAAACCTGCACAGAATTTTCAGAAAGACAAGTCAGCATCAGCACCTAGACAGAGTGGGCAAGATGCAAACAAGACCGGCTTCAAGTCTGGCTTCAAGTCTGGCAAGAGTGCTACACAGTCCTCATGGGGTTCTTTTCGGAACCCCAAGGGAAGAGATAGCTGA